Proteins encoded in a region of the Leopardus geoffroyi isolate Oge1 chromosome E2, O.geoffroyi_Oge1_pat1.0, whole genome shotgun sequence genome:
- the ZNF875 gene encoding zinc finger protein 875 isoform X2, whose amino-acid sequence MLETYNHLVSLEIPFSKPKLISQLEQGEEPWIEEKRCPLVLCPGSKLEIQPYPPCPLAFSSQRGLSQHVWLRHLPQLFSSYCAGNHLRPGKPYPEDQKQQQKQLFDQACLSDKADIQETEDSKPLFRRLSRRGTWEVLSSSLQEQPVRSREDNTVLDIGPSLGQRTDLEESDKGSRGVEVSRFGAVKCGEFGRGFLRESNLLSLQKMHTGETPYMYTEWGQGFSNMSILIKNQKKHSGEKPYVCKECGRGFTWRSNLITHQRTHSGEKPYVCEECGRGFTWKSNLITHHRTHSGEKPYVCEECGRGFTWKSNLFTHQRTHSGVKPYMCKECGQSFSLKSNLITHQRAHSGEKPYVCKECGRGFRQHSHLIRHKRTHSGEKPYVCRECEQCFTQKSHLSRHLRTHTGEKPYACAECGRRFSWKSNLKTHQRTHSGVKPYVCLECGQCFSLKSNLNKHQRSHTGEKPFVCRECGRGFTRKSTLITHQRTHSGEKPFACRECGRGFNDKSTLTSHQRTHSGEKPFVCRECGRRFSQKPNLFRHRRAHSGHMPFVCKECGQGFCDKLTLVTHQKAHSGGKPHVCRECGQGFSRQSHLVRHQRIHSGEKPYICRKCGRGFSRKSNLIRHQRTHSG is encoded by the coding sequence GATCAAAGCTAGAAATTCAACCTTATCCCCCCTGTCCGCTGGCATTCTCTAGTCAGCGAGGCCTCAGCCAACATGTGTGGCTCAGGCATCTTCCTCAGCTCTTCTCAAGTTACTGTGCAGGAAATCATCTCCGTCCCGGGAAACCCTATCCAGAAGATCAGAAACAGCAGCAGAAACAACTCTTTGATCAAGCCTGCTTGAGTGACAAAGCAGATATTCAAGAGACAGAAGACTCCAAGCCCTTGTTCAGGAGACTAAGCAGAAGAGGCACTTGGGAGGTGTTGTCCAGCTCACTGCAAGAACAGCCAGTCAGGTCCAGGGAAGACAACACAGTGCTGGATATAGGGCCCAGCCTAGGCCAGAGGACAGACCTTGAGGAATCAGACAAAGGATCGCGTGGTGTAGAAGTCTCAAGATTTGGGGCAGTCAAATGTGGGGAGTTTGGGCGAGGCTTTTTGAGGGAGTCAAACCTGCTCAGCCTCCAGAAGATGCATACAGGGGAGACACCTTACATGTACACTGAGTGGGGACAGGGCTTTAGCAACATGTCAATCCTCATCAAAAACCAGAAGAAACACTCTGGGGAAAAACCTTATGTGTGCAAGGAGTGTGGACGAGGCTTTACCTGGAGGTCAAACCTCATCACACACCAGAGGACACACTCAGGGGAGAAGCCTTATGTGTGCGAGGAGTGTGGACGAGGCTTCACCTGGAAGTCAAACCTCATCACACACCACAGGACACATTCAGGGGAGAAACCTTATGTGTGCGAGGAGTGTGGACGAGGCTTTACTTGGAAGTCAAACCTCTTCACACATCAAAGGACACATTCAGGGGTCAAGCCTTATATGTgcaaggaatgtgggcagagTTTTAGCCTGAAGTCAAACCTTATCACACACCAGAGGGCACACTCTGGGGAGAAGCCTTATGTTTGCAAGGAATGTGGGCGTGGCTTTCGCCAGCATTCACATCTCATCAGACATAAGAGGACACATTCGGGAGAGAAGCCTTATGTGTGCAGGGAGTGTGAGCAGTGCTTTACCCAGAAGTCACATCTCAGTAGACACTTAAggacacacacaggagagaagcctTATGCGTGCGCGGAATGTGGGCGCCGTTTCAGTTGGAAATCAAACCTCAAGACACACCAGAGGACGCACTCCGGGGTTAAACCTTATGTGTGCCTGGAGTGTGGGCAGTGCTTTAGCCTGAAGTCAAACCTCAACAAACACCAGAGGtcacacacaggggagaagccaTTTGTGTGCAGAGAATGTGGGCGAGGCTTTACCCGGAAGTCAACCCTTATCACACACCAGAGGACACACTCAGGGGAAAAGCCATTTGCGTGCAGGGAGTGTGGACGAGGCTTCAACGATAAGTCAACCCTCACCTCACACCAGAGAACACATTCAGGGGAAAAGCCTTTTGTGTGCAGGGAGTGTGGTAGAAGGTTTAGCCAGAAGCCAAACCTCTTTAGGCACAGGAGGGCACACTCGGGTCATATGCCCTTTGTGTGCAAAGAGTGTGGGCAGGGCTTTTGTGATAAGTTAACTCTCGTCACACACCAGAAGGCACACTCCGGGGGAAAGCCTCACGTGTGCAGGGAGTGTGGGCAAGGCTTTAGCCGGCAGTCACACCTTGTTAGACATCAGAGGATACATTCAGGAGAGAAGCCTTACATTTGTAGGAAGTGTGGGCGAGGCTTTAGTCGGAAATCAAACCTCATCAGACATCAGAGGACACACTCAGGATAG